The Limanda limanda chromosome 14, fLimLim1.1, whole genome shotgun sequence genomic interval TTATTAAATATGCTGCGTTAGGACAAACCTCTGGACTGTTTGATTGCTGCCTATACATAAACTGAAAATCCATTTATATCTGTATAAAAAAAAGTAGGTTGCTCAGTGTGGTCACATTCAGACAATATCAGGGTGAAGTACCTGTCTGGATGGGGGAGATGGTGTTGACCTCTGCCTGCAGCAGGTTAGCGTTAGCTATCTTCAGCAGGCCAGAACACACCAGCTTGTTTCCTCCTTCCACGGCCCACTGGTTGTTCTGGGCACCAGCTAAAGACACagcacctgaaacacacacacatactgttgagatatctatgttttgttctctatcttatgaatatattttactatattttacctacattatatcctgtgaatcaaaattagctgtgtagtctatagaattaacaatactacaactgtttcttttatcctggagtgatatataatttctggactcaaatacagggtcaaacacagagcgcaACCATTTGAGTGTTAATCTGATTGCAAAGTGCAACTTGGGGATGCGTGAtaatggaaattcatcttgagatttgagataatgaaagcacggATTCTCAGGAACGAGAGAGGATGCGCCAGGACTATCACAAAGAACCATTTTCCAAACTATTATGagaaaaacatatgaaatcctcctctaaagtctaatctgctgggtctctccactgtaaaaaaCTCCCTTCTTGATAAGGGCACAATGGTCggagacacctggtggagtggaccttctctcacaatgatgtgcttgcaaaaactgcactttgagagacagtacacatctggccaattgctgagtgccctcaagaaaagaaccgcctctgtgttgcacgctgtgttttttacaaatactgtggacttgggaAAAGTGGGGGCTTTTgcttctcgacatgatccagtgacctggtgacgtgtccagcagaactccagagactctctgtaagtattgttcttatacaataaacgtattactgtgaaacttttgaacttgtctaaattattaacctttcccacttgaacctcgaatcaacgaacacgctgtctggtccggaAGGGACTgggcacaacaacacacacacacacacagtcactcacaacAGACAGTGTCAAGTTCTATAAGATAATTATAAGCTGCCCGCAGGTTTTCCtgtcccctccctctcttcactctcctCCTGTAGCCAGACATTGACTCCAGCACTCATTTCATCTGACCTATGAATGCTGGGATGCTGACGTTCTGCCCGTAGTTGACCCTCATGACGGGTGCGATCACGTCGTCGATGAAGCGCTGTGACACGCCCAGCTCCAGCAGCGAATCGGAGAGCGGCCTACGTGTCATGTTGATGAAACCACTTCCTCCCAGAgagtccagcagctcctccaccgAGCTGAAGGCGTAGCCATGGGCCTGGTACTTGTAAATCCTTCAATAAGCATGTGAATACAGATGGAAATACTACATGAGTCAAAGGAAAAGTCTGTGCATCACCgataaacaaagagagagatatAGGCTCAGGTTCACTGCAGCTGATTACACAGACGACAGTGATAAAGAGATAAACTAGAATGGTGATTACCTCCGCTGAGGACACGCTCCTACAGAGACAACGGTGTGTGCATGTTCATGAGACTAAACCACAAGTCATATTTCTGGCTTACCTCATAAATTTCTCCATTATTTCCTCCACCCACATCTGCAGGCGTATGAAGCTGATGCCATAGCGCCACCACAGTCGGAACAGGTCCAGCAGGTACCAGTCTGTCTCCTCCAGAATCATCTCCTTGCCGTTAAACACCGCCGTCTTTCCCGCCACGCTGCGGCGGTACTTCATACCTTCAGGGgccaacacaaaacaacacaataggaaaaacacacacagaataggGGGGGATTTATTTACTAttgagtttctttcttttcacttttactatGGAGATGAAACTTTACAGTGGGAAAGAGAAAGGACAGataacttcaaataaaaaatatctatATTTCTCATTATATTACACAAaccatgaagtgtgtgtgtgtgtgtgcatgcgtgtgtgtgtgtgtgtatgtatgtgtgtgtgcgtgcacccACCAAGCTGTTTGACAAAGTCCTGCATGTGGAGGTTCAGGGAGTGAATGATGGAACCTCCAGACTCGTAGTCATTGTGATTCACGGTCACGGTGGCGAGACGACCTCCGACCTCTCCCTTTTCAAACACGTCCACCTGCACCTCGGGACCAAAGTGCTGCCGCAGGAAGTGGGCCGTGGCGCTGCCTCCTATCCCCGCCCCGATCACCGCTGGAGCACAGAGGATCACAGAAGAAGAGTGAAATCAGAATGAGAGAGTGTGATCATCACAAGGatttatctatctctctataaGTGTATAGAGgatatagatgtatagatagatagatagttagatggatagatggatatatggatagatggatagatggataggtagatagttagatggataggtagatagatagatggatagatggataggtagatagttagatggatagatggatagatggatagatggataggtagataggtagatagatagataataagatagatagatagatggacagatagacagaaagacagaaagatgtATACATAGATGTATAGATCTATAGATTGATAGAATGTATGTGTTACAGCAGCTATGTTTCAGGAACATAACACTATATAAGGAGTACTTTTATAAGATATATATAGTGCAATGTGGTGTCAGGTGCAGAATACATGTTATcataaatacaacatatttaTGTTGCGTCATTTTTTAGAAGAGGATCTGTCTGACATTGTTATTTCGAGAATTGTTTCCATTTTGTTATAATCAGTAGAAACCTCTTTGGACAATTAACGATTTGGATGATCTCTAATTACTTGGATATCATATTGGATCCTCAGCAAAAtctaattaaaacaacattaactTAAACATACATTCAAAATTTGCTTACAACCCAATAGCTAGATATCAATGAAGCTGCAGTAGCACACAGAGATAAATATAACGTTTAAAATGAGTTTGCTTCCAGGTAAATGTCTGTTTATTAGCCTGTAGCTGGATGCTAGCGCTAGCTACATCCAGCGGGCGGCTGTGGTGCTTTGACCCCGGGCTTCCTTGCCTATTTTCGAAGGCGGAGCTGCGTCGACGGGAGCGAGTCCCTCCGGATCTCCGACCACCGAGCAGGCGGCGAGCAGGGCGGcgagcagcggcagcagagaGCCGTCCATAGCGGGAGGAGAGCCGGGAGGAGCCGGGGAGGAACCGGGAGGAGAGCCGGGGAGGAACCGTGGAGGAGAGCAGCCGCGGCGGTGTCAGCTCCAGTCCCTGATGGACCGTTTACTTCCGGCAACATGACGTCACCAGAACCGCAGCCTcgtctcagccaatcacagccgtCTAAACTGCTCTGCGTCATACAAGCGTGGACGCGCTTTGTGCACGTTCCCGCGATACGAAATATAATCTGAATACAATGTTGATTgtatataaactatataaacTCATGACTATgtcaaataaaatagaaataccTGGAAGTATAGTAACCTATATTATTTactgtattattatatatacggttgctgccattattactatatactgctattatattggtataattactatcatatataaatatatattatgttatatatactgtactatttttatatactgtgtaacaataacattaccatcatatcatcagtactattaccatcatcttgccactgcaccttatctacctatttatcttgtgtttctgtttttattctttctacctcaatattttttttattttattctattctattgtattttattgtattcaaatataccggctgctatgacgacttaatttcccttcggggatgaataaagtaatctatctatctatcctatATATACACTGGTTTATTTCTATCATTTAAATATCAGGTGGAGCGGctaataaaatatgatatacgtatatatatacGTTCACAGATCAATACTTTTCCATAATTTAAGAAGTGATCGATTATCAACAAGTTACTATGAACCAAACGTGTGGTGTTTGTGACGGGTGTTTTCTTTAATAATTGATTTTTACAAGTGTCTGTCAAAATTAGTAAAATTTTTACAAATTCAGATAACTCATAACAGTTTTTTGTCTAATCAGCAGTCAAACTTTTATTTACCATCATAGAAAACTAACAAATATTAACACTTGAGACGAGGCAGTGATTCATCAGTAAACAAAACCTTGAACAATAATTTTGTACCAACTTCAAATCGACCTATAAACTTACTTATTTCATCTCTAAATGATGGGTGGGTCTAATAGTCAGGTGAAATAATTGAATTGCTGTGACAACAGGTATCTGGAGGTTAATCTGCTCCTTCATGAAAAGAGGTTTAGTTTCTGACTAATTTCTCCAGATGAGTTCCAGACTTACACAGAATCATGAAATCCACAGGACGACAAATTGAAAAACAGTGGAAGTTGCCTTTATTTCATCAATATAGGAGTAAACCACTGAGCAGAAACTAACATTCACGCTGAGCCGCTAAACTGATAAGTGGCACAGTGGAGAAGTAAGGCTTAAGAACGCCTCagacacatgcatacacacacacactcacagacacactcccACGCACGCTCATCTTCATTTACATCTGTTATCTTACACCTCTTTGTCTGCCTGGGCAGCAGCCACGtcactatctctctccctcaaaTGTGGTCAGTCAGAGgtgaggggtcaagggtcaccTTGAGATCAGGTAACCTCTGCTCCCTGCTGTTGCTTCGAATGAAGGGCTAATTCACGGCTAAGAGGCGACATAACACAGAGACCTCTACAATTCATCTCTCTGGTACATCTCTAAGCAACATAACCCCCAGCAATAACACTTCAAGGCCAGCCATGGGCCAGGAGGGCGGGGATGAGGGGGATGTTGGGGCGAGGTCATGCTCTGGCCGAGTGGAGGGCAAGGACGAGAAGGACACTGGCCGAGAAGGTGGCGCTACTCTTCACTTGGTAGAGCGTCTGGTGGGCTCGGAGGCCGTGGGGGGAGGTGGTGGACCGCGGCGGTCTAGGTCTTCAATGTAGAACATGATGAGCTTCCTGCGCTCCTCGGGGACACAGTCCAGAACAAGGTAACGCTTGTCGTTCTGAAGGACCTTCTCCGTGTCCTTCAGATGCTGCTCTGACTCCTGGATTAGTTTCCTTGacctggagggagggagacggtAAGAAAGCAGCATGGtcaaactatgaataatatcgTCTCAGTGCAGGATTCagagaagattaaaaaaaaaagcgtaCAGACCTGTACGTGATGAACTTTGTCTCCTTTAGCAGCGTCCTGAAATCAGCTTTGGCCGTGATGTACTTGTCCTTGATGTAGTCTTCAAACTCACGTTGTCTCTTCTACACAAACAGACGAACAATTCACATCACACATCAAAACTCAGATACAGTCTAAAGTAAGTAAAGTAACTAAACCCACACCACTTCACCTTTTTTATAAAACAGTAATTCCCTAAGCTTTTCCTATAAGTGACACTTGGTCAAACTTCTAATTTACTGTAACTCTGTAATGTGAAATGAATTCAATGATTTAAGATTTACAGAACACCAGTCTATATTATTACGCACAAATGAAATAACAGTGAGGTTACTCATTAAAAGACTTACCCTGTCACTGGAGGAGAACTTAATACAGCGAGGATCCTCTTTGATgaccttcttcacctccttccaaCTTGTTGTCAAGGTGATCTACAACACGAAGACCGGTCAATAAACTCAGATAAACCAGACATCAACTTGACCCAGATTGTTAGAAAGAATGGATAAAGCATTTAAATAGACACTTTAGATTAACATTAATCACCCAATATAAAAGTGCGCTCTGGTTATAACTGAAttagcatttattttttaaagcaaacagattatataaaaaaaaaaatcttatttcAGATTATTGgtcatttttctgtgtgttgacTGTTTTTGGCACCTTTCCCACTTCATGTTTTTACTCCTCACCGTGTTGGTCTCATCCAGAAGCTGCCTGAAAtgttccttcttcttcttggccaGAGCTTCTACGTGTTCATTAaacagcttctccttctcctctctctccagcagcgaAGCCGACTCCCAGCGATGGTCCTTCCTCAGGTTACGACGCGTGTCCGACCACGTTGCATCCGAAGAACGAACCTGGGAATGAATTACCAAATTATAATGGTTCGAGTTGAAAGGCACGAGTTAAAATTGTGCTCCTGCTAATTTACTAAGTTTAGAATAAGCTGTTTATTCACCATATTTCTCATCATATCTTGTGATTAATGACAAACTGGTGACATATCAAGacttcatgaaatattaaatacagCACATTTCATTCCAAAGTAAAAATCTGCAGAGGATCTCACCATATCGGACATGAGAGCTTTGAAATGCTGGATGGCCTCCTCCCTCTTGTGCTGCTCCCTTTCCCGGTCGATCTCTTTGGTCTGTTCTGATCGGGCCTTTTGAACTtcacgctccctctctctgagaCTGACCTCGATACGAGCCTGCCGCTCCAGCTCTCGCTCCTTGTCGACGTCAACGTTCTGTGGGATGTGACACACATGGGCTGTGAGGGGATGTCGACAATAGCTAGGATTCTATCCACCTCATGCAAATTCTCGAAAAGCGTCCAAGAAACGCGGTAAACAAATGAGAATGaagtaaaatagaaaatgcaGTTTTACATCCTGACTCCATTTCACTGTCCCTCAAACCTAATTCATGTTTCAAACACACCTTGGCTTGTTTATCCATGTACTGTTTGAAAAGTTCTTCTCTGAGTGCAGAGCTGTCCACAGACTTGTATCGCGGGTCCGTCTCCAGCCTCTCTTTAATTTTGCTCCATCGCTGGCTTCCCTCTATGTGCTGCTCATTCAGAAGATCGAAGAAGTCTAACTTCACCTGAAACCAGACATACAAATATGTAAACGAATCAGAAATCTGCCCAAAAGTAGATTTTACCTTCAACTTGAGATATTAAAGTGCCCGTGAGTTATACCTTCTCTCCTCTGGACTTGGagtcctctttctccctcttcctcataGCGGTCATAAATTCCACAAAGATGGTCTCCCTG includes:
- the LOC133019854 gene encoding prenylcysteine oxidase-like; translation: MDGSLLPLLAALLAACSVVGDPEGLAPVDAAPPSKIAVIGAGIGGSATAHFLRQHFGPEVQVDVFEKGEVGGRLATVTVNHNDYESGGSIIHSLNLHMQDFVKQLGMKYRRSVAGKTAVFNGKEMILEETDWYLLDLFRLWWRYGISFIRLQMWVEEIMEKFMRIYKYQAHGYAFSSVEELLDSLGGSGFINMTRRPLSDSLLELGVSQRFIDDVIAPVMRVNYGQNVSIPAFIGAVSLAGAQNNQWAVEGGNKLVCSGLLKIANANLLQAEVNTISPIQTGESLQYQLSFTTAAGTGSDLYDIVVLATPLPASVESGFQFQGFTPPFDQLPGNYHSTVATIVHGYLNTSFFGFPDPRLFPFASILTSETPDVFFNSVSSVCPVNISSGFRRKQPQEAGVYKVFSPQHLEKSQLKTLFRSYYSVQETEWQPFSHYSSSQGLPPVELHPNLYYLNGIEWAGSAMEMSSVAAKNIALLAYHRWNRQVDMVDQRDLMHRIKTEL